ACCTTTCACCTTCAGAGAAAAGGCTTGGAACTGCAGTATTGGTAGAAGGAGAGAAAGTCTCCAAACCTTTGTTTTTTAAAACGCAAATGTTAAGAAAAGTAGAGAGACTACACTTTGAAGTGTCAAACCTTGAGAGAAAGATAGACAACATCTACAATCGCATAGAAAATACAGCTTGTAAGCGAGAAAAAGAAAGGCTTTGGAAAAGGCTAAGACACTTGTTTGCCGAGCAGAAACTAAGACAGAGAAAGATAAAGCAGTTAAGAAAAGAAATACTTGAGACTTTTACCAATTTTGTCATAGCACACGCAAAGGTTTATGATTGTCAAGCCATAGTGATAGAAGACCTAAGCTTCAAAGAAGTTCCACAGTGGAAGGACAAGAAAGCTTTAAGAAGATTTAGCCAATGGTTTTATTCAAGGTTTGCAAGCAGGCTTGAAGAGAAGGCAAGGCTTTACAACTTAAAAGTCATAAAAGTAAATCCCGCACATACGTCAAGAGTTTGTCATAAGTGTGGTAAGGAAGGTCAGGTAGAAGGATTAGTTTTTAAGTGTTCTTGTGGGACATACGATAGAGATTACAATGCAAGCGTTAATATAGCATTTCGCCTGACAGAAGTAGAGGGTATTCCAGGCAGGTTTCCGTCCCGTCTTCCGCAGGTGGAATGGAAGGCTCTTTTAAGCTTTATCTCTTTCTCAAAACTTCTTGCTTGGCTTCGGATAGTTGAAACTTCTCAGCTCAAACTCAAAAAACTACTCAAGTGGGTAGGTTCGGATAAGTATGGTTAAGGAAAATGGGACGGTAAAGAGGATATCCCAATGAGGAATTTTTCGAACAGCCTCATAAAAAAGCTTAGGATTGAAGACCTAATCTTGGGATCCATAGTCGCACTTGCACTGTTTTATCCCATAATAATTGCGGTAATCATCTATAAATCTGAGTCTCGCAGTTCAGATGAGCGTTTGAAACTTATTGTGGAATACCTTCAAAGTGAAGACTGTAAGAAACATCCTGTAAAGAAGCTAACGGAGGTTTGCAAGAAAATAAAAAAAGAGGGCTATAGTCCGAGAGATTCAAAGATAGAAAAGGACAAAGCAATACTCGTTTACGGGAAAAAGGTTAAAGGTTTAGAAAAAAAGCTTGTGATAGAAATAAACTTTGAAGGAGACGAAATAGCTTCTTTAAGTTATGAAGAAAGGGATTGATATTGGCGGATCTTTCATAAAGGTCCTTTGGGAGGATGGAAGGCGGGAAAAGGTCTATGTAAGGGATGTATCTCAAAACAAAGAGGCTTTTGTTGAAAAACTGAGGGAAATTATAAGGGAAGGGAATCCTACAAAGGCAGGTATAGCGGTAGCTGGTTTTACTTCTTTAGAAGGTGTGGTCTATAGGTCTCCAAACATACCTGCATTGGACGGGGTTGATATAAAGAGGATCCTTTTAGAAGAAGGCATAAGCGGAATAGTGCTAAATGATGTAAGCGCTGGTGCCTTTGGAGAGTGGTATTACGATCACAGGGACAGTAAAAACCTTCTTTTTGTAGCCATAGGCACAGGTTTGGGGGCTGGTTTTGTTTGCGAAGGGGAAGTTTTTTTAGGCAGTTGTGGAAGCGCTTTAGAACTTGGGCATCACATAGTGGAGAAAGATGGAGAGCTTTGCAGTTGTGGAAGGCGTGGATGTTTGGAAGCTTACTGTTCTTCTTACGGATTGGAAAGGATATACAAAAAGCTCTCTGGGGAAAGCTTAAAAGACTATCAGATAGTGTTAAGGGCAAAGGAAGGAGACCAAAGGGCATTGGAGGCTATAAAGACCTTTAAGGACTACCTTACCATAGGCTTGATGAACGCCATTCATATACTAAACCCAGATAGGGTAGTTTTGGGAGGCGGGCTTATACAACAGCTCAGAGAGTTTATGGATGATTTGGAAACTCGTCTGAGGGGAACCGTGGAAACATTACCTTCTCAATGCTTTAAGCTTAGCTTTTCCAAGTGCGGTGAATTCTGCATGGCAAGGGGGGCTTTAGCTTTGACCTTAATGGACGATAGATAAACCTATGGAGATCCGTCGCATAGAGGGCGTTTTCCTACAGCACGCTTTGGAAACTTCTCAAGGTCTAAGGGCGGAAAATGTAAGTAAGGAGTTAAACCTTAGATTGCTATCCACAGTTCCCGAAGCCCTTCTTCAGGCTTTCTCAGAAGGTTCGGGTGGATTAAGAGGATACGTATTGGAAGCCTACGGAAGGAACCTAAGGATCTTGCTAAACAACAGTCAAGAAATATTGGCAGAAAATATGTCCGATGTTGAGGTGCAAGAAGGGGATCACTTAGAGCTTGTCCTTGAAAGTAAAAACCCATTGAGCCTGAAGATAATCTCACTTCAAAGGAAAACTGACATAAACCAAATCTTAGACCTTGCTTTTGAACCTTCAGAAGGTTTTCTGTTTAGCCTTGAAAAGGAGGATATCTTGTCTCTGATAAAAAATTCGGGCATTTTTTACGAGAGAAAAATTCTGTATTTTCTTAGAGGGGCGGTAAGCTTAAAGGAAATCTTGAAAGATGCAAAGGCTCAGATAATACAGAATATTTTGAACTTAGCGGAAGAGATAAAAAGCCAGCTTGGCACACAAAACCAAACTGACCAAAGTCTTGAATCTATAAAAACTCTATTTTTGTCAGTCCTGAACAAAACAGAAGGCATAGCTGAAATAAAGAGCTTTTTGAGAAGCCTCTATCTGGAAAGCTTAAATAATTTGGAATTAGAACAGTTTGTAAAGTTGGTGGAAAACTTAGGGAACAAACAGATCTTAGAGGCAATGCAACAAGGAGATAAGGAAGCTCTTATTAACCTTCTCTACAGAGAAATCCAAAACTTACTCCACACACCAATTGGCAGAACTCTAAAGCTGGCCTTTGAAAGGCTAAAAGCTCTAATTCTTCAATTGAAAGATCCAGAAGTAAAGGAACTCCTTGAGAACTTTATAAAAGCATTGGATGACGGAAAACTTGAGAACTTGAGAAAAAGCCATAGAGAGCTGATATCTCTTTTAGAGGAAAGGGAAAGGCTTTTGCCTCTGAGGGAAAAAGTAGAAAGAGATGGGCTTCAGTGGATAGATCGTTTAAACGCTATTATTCAAATACAGAGAATTATGGCAAAAGATGGGGTATTGGTTATACCATTCAGATGGGAAGGTAAAAAGGCAAGCATTATTCTAAAACCAAACAAAGAAGATTACAAAGTTTTTATAAACCTCAACTATCCAGAGGGCTTTGTTTCTGCCATGCTTTTATACCCTAAGTCAAAGCAAGCAAAGAGCTTGAGTCTGCACTTTTATACAAACTCTGAGCTTTTCTACAACAAGCTTGAAACCGCCAAACACATCTTAGAAAGTATGTTAGAAGAAGAAAACCTTAGAGTAAAGGAAATAAAGCTTAACATTATCCCTACTTTTCAAGAGCTGAGAAACATTGTAGGGCAACACGTTCATAGCACAAATCTTTATTTGGTGGTTTAACATGGCAGAAAGGAAAAAGGCGATAGCAATTAGATATGATTCCCACAAAGATACTGCACCGGTGGTTGTAGCAAAGGGGTTTGGAGAGCTGGCTGAGAAGATCATAAAGACCGCAAAAGAAAATGGAATACCCATCGTGGAGGATAAAGAGCTCGTATCTGCTCTTATAAAAGTGGAGGTTTTTGAGGAGATCCCACCAGAGCTTTACAGGGCGATAGCAAAGATTTTGGTCTTCGTAAAGCGAATAAGAGCTTAACTCATGTTTTCGTAAGATTTTGCAGCGGAATATAGGTGAAACTTCAGTAGTTGATAAACCCTATTGATATACTGAGATGCTGTTTTAACCTTTTCCTCGTTCCAACTGATAAAAGTATCCTCCAGAAGATAGATTGTCTCTTGGACGTCCTTTATCAGCTCTCTGTCCGCAAACACAGGCGAAAGGGCGCTCAAAGAAGGTAAAGATACTAAGGTTAAGGAGGTAGCCTCAAGGGCAAGCTCCAAAAGGTAATCCTTCTTACCTTCTTCCTCTATAAATTCTATGTTGCTTAGCAGTTCAAGAAGCACTCCAAAGACATCTAAGTAAAAGAGCGATATCCGTAGGGAACTCTCTGGAGGTAGCTTTATCTCCTTAGCATAAAGGATGATGTTAATTAACCTCTCTTGCTGAGAAACCAAATCCTCCAATCTTCTTACAAAACTGTATATGTATCCTTCCATCATAGAATATACCTTGAAAGTTCTACATCTTTTACAAAATCGGACAGCTTGGCTCTAACAAACTTACTGTCTATTATGATACGCTGTCCTGAGAGTTCAGGAGCATTGAAGGATATATCCTCCAACAGTCGCTCCATTATGGTGTATAACCGCCTTGCTCCTATGTTTTCCATCTTGTTGTTTATCTCTTCCGCTATTGAAGCGATCTCCTCTATCGCATCATGGGTAAATTCTAAATCTACCCCTTCCGTTTTTAGAAGCTCTACGTATTGTTTAACCAATGCATTTTTGGGTTCCACCAAAATGCGCGCAAAGTCTTCCTTAGTCAGTGGTTTTAGCTCCACCCTTATAGGAAAGCGCCCTTGCAGTTCAGGAATAAGATCAGAGGGTTTGGACATATGAAATGCACCAGCTGATATAAACAGTATGTGGTCAGTCCTTACTGGTCCATACTTTGTTCTAACAACCGTCCCCTCCACTATGGGCAAAAGGTCCCTTTGCACACCCTCTCGGGAAACGCCTGGACCAACTCCAGGCGTCTTTATCGCTATTTTGTCTATCTCGTCAATAAATATAATGCCAAAGTTTTCTGCTCTATAAACAGCTTCCGATGCTATTTCCTCTTGGTCTATCAGTTTCTCCGCTTCTTCTTGTTCCAGTATTTGCAGAGCTTCTTTAACCTTTACCTTTCTTCTTCTCCTTAGGGGAACCATACCACCCAGTAGATTTCTGAGTTGATCTTCTAGCTCTTCAAAGCCCGGCGGACCCATTATGCCCAATACGGGAGAAAACTTCTCCTGAACTTCTATTTCTATAACCCTGTCGTCAAATTCCCCTTTTCTGAGTTTTTCTCTGATAACAGATCTGTTGGCTGTGCTTTGGGAGATTCTTGAGCCAAAACTGAGCTGTTGGGATATTAGGTAATCAATTAACCTATCTTCTGCATTTTTCTTTGCCCTCTCTCTAACCTCCTGCATTCGTTCTTGCTTTACCATCTGATAGGAAACCTCCACCAGCTCCCTTACCATAGATTCCACGTCCCTACCCACATAACCCACTTCAGTATATTTGGTAGCCTCTACCTTGACAAAGGGAGCCTTGATAAGCTGGGCTAATCTTCTTGCTATCTCGGTCTTTCCAACACCCGTGGGACCTATCATCAAAAGGTTCTTTGGTGCAATCTCATCCCTCAGATGGGGAGGTAACTTTTGCCTTCTCCACCTGTTTCTTAAGGCTATTGCAACTGCTTTTTTTGCCTCTTCTTGTCCAATAACGTATTTGCTCAGCTCCTCTACAATTCTTCTGGGTGTTAGCTCTTCTAAGGTAGGCATCAAACTTTTCTCTTCCATCAATATCCTCCAGATCTTTCTTTTGTATGTAGGTTTCTTACAAGATGGTCAAGGTAACTTTCCAAGTTTTCTGGAAATTCTTCTAAATAAAACTCGGTGGGAAAGACCTTTTTTATCACGTCTATGGGAGGATTGCCTACGCCTGTAGCAGGTAGGATGTCCTTGGCACCTCTTCTGATGGCTTCGTTGTAAGCTAACTTGTAAGCAACTTTCAGTGCTTCTTCTATGTCCGAAAATCTGTCTATCTCGTCTCCCAATTCATAGAGCACTACATGTTTGGCGCTTTTTTTGAAGTGGTCCCAATCTAATATCCGTCTGATGTAGTGCTTTTCTTCCAGTTCCATCAGCTCTACGCTGGATATGTCCGAAAGCTCAAAGGTCACTATGTAGTAATCTATCAACTCTCTACCTGCGTATATGTCTGGAAAAAAGAAAAGTTCCACAATACTTAATATAAACGATAAAATGGTTTTATGATACCTACTCAGTGGTGGCTCTCTGCACAGAGGTATCTGTTAAATCCCAAAAGGGCAGAGGAGTCCTTTACAGAACTTTTGAAAAGACATCCAGAACCTAAAACTCTTTTGGACTATCTGAACGAAAGAAGGTTTATCCTTCTTCTAAAGCTAATGGACCAGTCCGAATGCATACGGAAGTTTTTGATCAATCATCCCGAAGATTTCCAAAGGGTGATCCCGGGTCTTTGGTATGTGTCCAAAAGAAAAGAAGATTACCTGAGGGAGCTTAAAAATATCGTAAGTGATTCGTTGGACGATGAAAAGTTTTCCAAGAGTTTAGCTTATTATCGCCACAGAGAGCTTATGAGACTTTTATCAAAGGAAATACTTGGCACCGCAAACTTAGAGGACATTCTAAGGGAATACTCCGAGCTTCCGGATGCTATGTTAGAGTTGGCTTATTCAAGAGCCTTTCGGGAAGCGGTGGAAAGATACGGAGAGCCAAAGGAGGAAAATGGAAAAACCGCCAGCGCATGTATAATAGCCCTTGGCAAGCTCGGTAGCTATGAACTCAACTATTACTCAGACATAGACCTAATGTTTATACACTCTTCTGACAAAGGCAGTGCGGGGAAGCTAACCCTTGTGGAGTTCTTTCACAAAGTTTTCCAAAAGTTGGTAAGCCTTATGACTACCCAAACAGAAGAGGGCAAACCCTACGAGGTAGATTTGGACCTCAGGCCCTTTGGAAAATCTGGACCTATAAGCATGTCTTTGAGAAGTGCAGAGCTTTACTACGAATCCTACGGTAGGATGTGGGAGAGGTTTGCCCTTCTTAGGGCTCGCTACAGCGCAGGAGACGAAGAGCTTTTTAAGACCTTTGATAGGGAAGTAAGACAACCCTTTGTGTTCAGAAAATACGTGGATTACAGAGTCCTTGAGGAAATAAGACTAATAAAAGCTCAGATAAATGCGCAGGCAAAAAGCAAGCTCATGAACCGCACAAACGTAAAAACTGGCGAGGGGGGAATAAGAGAATTGGAGTTTATGGTTCAGGCAATGGTTATCCTTCTTGGTGGAAAGTATCCTTTTCTTAGGGAGAGCAATACCTTTAGGGCACTTTGGAAACTAAATCAGAAAGGTGTGTTTTCTGACGAAGAGGTAAAGTTCTTGGAGAAAGCATACACCTTTTTAAGAAAGCTGGAGCACACTATACAGCTAAGAAATTGTCTGCAAACCCAGAGCTTTAGCGAGTCTGAAGCCACTCAAATAGCCAAGCTTATGGGTTTAGAAGAAAAAGAGTTTCTTTCAATGTTTAGGACTTACACCCAAAAGGTAAGCAGTATGTTTTATGGTATCCTGCCTGCACAAGAAGAGCAAGAGATTGACCCTATTATGGCTGTGCTCTTAAACGGCGATGCGGATGCGGGAAAAGAGATTTTATCTTCCTTAGGATTTAAAAATCCAACAAGGGCATTTAACATACTTTTAAACTACACACAAGGAACGGTGGGCATAGGGCTCTCTTCAGAAGAGAGGAAACAGCTTATAAAGATCTTACCTCAAATGGTCAATCACATAGCAAAAACGCCAGACCCAGACGAAACTTTGAACAACTTGGATAAGTTCTTTTCTAATCCTACGGGAAGGAGGGTGATTCTAAGCAAATCAAAGGAAGACTTTAGGTTAAAGCTCTGCAAAGTCTTCTCTTTGTCTTCCTATCTTTCCACTTTGATAAGCAGGAATCCGGATTTGGTGGAGGATGTGCTAACGCTGTATCAGGATTATCCGGAAGAAGAAGAACTTGAAGAGGAGTTTGAAAAATATAAGGAAATCCTTAGTTTGAGTGCGGAAAATCTGTTTAGAAGGTTTAAAACTGTTTGGGAAGTGCGCATAGCTTTGGTCTATCTTTTGAAGCAAGAAGATAGATACACAAAACTTGAAAAGTTTTTTAACCGCCTTACCCTTCTTGCGGACTTTTTAATGAAAAAACTTTGGGAACACCTGAAAATAAAAGATCACAGCTTAGTGCTGTATGCCTTGGGCAAATATGGAAGCATGGAGCTTACCATTGGTTCAGATTTAGATTTGGTGTTTGTTGGAAAGTCCCCGAGCTTAGAAGAAATAAAGTTAGCCCAGCAGATGATAAAGTTCATAACCCTGCACACCTCAGAAGGATATCTCTACAAGCTTGACTTTAGGCTAAGACCTATGGGTAGCAAAGGAGAACTTTTGCCGTCCATAAGCTTTTACAGGGATTACTACGAAAGAACCGCCAGAACTTGGGAGAGGATCGCCTGGACCAGGGCAAGGTTCATCGTGGGAGATACCGCTTTAAAGGAAGAGTTTGAATCTATTCTTAAAGACTTCCTTTTTGGCAAACCCATCACAGAAAAGGAGAGGAGAGAAATAAGGGATATGCGCTTTGCCTTAGAAGGCAACGCAAAAAAAGATAAAGATGTGGTTGATATAAAGTTTGGAAAAGGCGGTCTTATAGACGGGGAGTTTTTGATCCAGTTTTATATGCTTTTGGAAGGTATAAGGGAACCTTCAATGTTAAAAGCCTGCAGGTTGCTGATGTCAAAGCACGAGCTTCTTAAAGAAGTTTATGACATATACCTTTTTCTCCGGCTTGTGGAAACAAGACACAGGCTATCTAAGGAAAATGCAGGATCTGTCTTAAACAGTAAGGACAGACAGAGGGTAGCTTCTTCTATTGGCATGAATCCAGAAGACTTTGAGGAAAAGCTTTTTGAAAGTCTAAGGAGAATGCGGGAGATCTTCTTAGAAGTTTTTGACTAAAGGATTTTACCTGCATCTCTTGCTACTCCCCTTTTACTGCTTTGGATAAATTCTACAAGTCTTAGAACTTCCTGATGTTCTCCGTAATCTTTGAGCAAAAGCTCTATGGCTTCTCTTCTCAAAAGATTGCTCCTAAAAAGGATACGGTAGGCCTTTTTTAGAATGTTTATCTTTTCTTTTGAAAATCCCCTTCTTTCCAGCCCTACGGTGTTTATACCGTATAGGTGGGCGTGTTGGCCAGAAGCCCTTGTAAAAGGTGGAATGTCTAAGGAAACTCCCGAAACACCGCCCACCATAGCGTAGTCTCCAACCCTTGCCCACTGATGGACTGCAGAAAGGCCACCAATAAATGCATACTCTCCCACCTCTACATGACCTCCAAGCGTAGCACAGTTTGCCAATATAGCCCCTCTTTTTACCACACAGTCGTGGGCAACGTGAGCATAAGCCATAAGCATAACATCGCTTTCTATAACAGTCACTCCTGTTCCAAAGGGCGTGCCCCTGTGAATGGTGACGTATTCCCTTATTATTACCCTGTCTCCTACAATTACCTTTGTTTCCTCTCCTGCATACTTAAGGTGTTGAGGCTCTTCTCCTATGACCGCACCGTCGTATATCTTGCAATCCCTTCCTATGCTAACCTCTCCCTTTATGCTCACCCTCGCTCCTATCTTAGTTCCTTTGGCTATGGTTATTTTTCCCTCAAGCACGCTGTAGGGTCCAATCTCTACATCCTCTTCAAGCTCAACCTCTCCGCTTATGATGGCAGTAGGATGAATGCGTTTCATTTTAAAACTCCCAAAAGAAATTTTCTTATTAGGTTTAGGGCAAGTTGGGTTGCCAAAAAGCGATTTTCGTTTCTGCTAAAACGCAGGATGTGCCTTTCAACATAAACCTCTTTGTCCGTGCATAAACTTATGTATGTAAGTCCTACGGGCTTTCTTTCGCTTGTTGATGGACCAGCTATGCCAGTTATGGCAACTGCTATATCCGCATCAGTCTCTTCCAAAGCGGATATGCACATAGCCCTACAAACTTCTTCGGAAACCGCTCCGTATTTTTCCAGCAGTTCCTTTTTTACGCTCAAAAGCTTGGTTTTTAACTCGTTAGAATACACCACAAAACCACCTACAAAGTAATTACTGCTTCCTGGAACATTTACGAGACGAGCGGAAAGCAAACCCGCTGTACAGCTTTCTGCCACAGCAAGTTTAAGCCCCCTTTCCCTCAACAGCTCTCCCACCACCTCTTCCATTTCCACCCTTCTGTCCGCATACACGTAAAAACCAAGACTTTCCTTAGCCCTTTGCCAAGACTCTTCGTCCTTAAAGTATATATCCACCCCTCCAATCCAATTTACCACTTGAGAATAAGTTAAAGACTTCGCATCTAAGCCAAAGGTTCTGAGTATGTATCCTTCCGCAAATTCATTCTTACACAACCCAACTATCACTCCAGCACCTCGTATCTGTAGAATGGATATTTACAAAAACTACCCACGCTGTGTCCAGGGTCAAAGGGTTGAAACTCTTCAAAAGAGGAAGGAATAAAAACCATCTCGTCTGCTATGTTTGGACTGATAACAACCTCAAAAACTTTACCATTTAGCGTTATTTTGTCCCTAACTCTGAGCCTATCTGCGGTTTTTTTTGATATGTAAGCCTTCTGATACTTTTCCATGCTGTGGGTCCATGGGTTCCAATGCCCAAGCTCTTCCACAAGGGAGTTAGCAGTGTGTAAAACAACTCCTTGGGGCAGTTGTTTTTCCTCAAAACTCTTGCCTTCAATTGAAGGAAGTTCTAAGCTTGTGCCTTCCAAGGAAGTATCCAACGTAATGAACTCTTCTAACCTTACCTTTATGTCAAAAAGCCTTGAAAGAAACTCGTAGGGGACCACCGCACCTTTGGGTTTTGATACGCTTTGGGGACAGAAATAGACTCTTCCAAAGGAGTTTCTGTATGCTATAAAGTCCCTCTCTGTAAAGTTGGAAGCGCCTATGATTAGAGTGGAGTAGTGAGAAGTGAGGTTGGGAAAGAGCGTAAAGTGTATGGAAAATCGGTTTTTAATTTCCTGTCTTATTTGCTCTGGTATGTAAATAAGGGGATTGCCAAAGAATATGAAGCTATCGTATTCTTCAAAATTTTCTACGAATTTTTCAAGTTCCATAGCGGGGAAAGGCATAAGGTCACCCACAAAGCTATATTCTACGCTGTAGTGTTTGATAAGGTCTTTTAGTATGTTTAAAACGCTGTTTCTGAAAGGAGAGGATAGAAGGTTTGTGCTTATGAGCAGTAATCCTCCAAGGAGGTAGAGCTTTTTCTTAAGTGCGGTTGCGGTGGGGTCTTCGTGCTCTGGTTGTGTTATTTTTTTCATAAAACTTATTTGCTGAAAAGGGTTCATCAAAAGTTTTGTTTTTGCCTTTGAGCAAACTGTAGAATACCTTGAGCTCACACACACAAGGTTTGAGCCTTTCTCCACCGCATCCACCAAGTATCTCATGGACATAACTTCAGAAAATACTGGTTCTGCCTCCCAACTAAGTATTAGCTTAAAATCCTGCCATCTGTTAAAGAAAACAGTGGAGGGCTTAAAATCCACAACGGGCGCATCCACAAAAACATCACCCACAGACCTTGCCAACAAGTATTCCTCAAGACTAGACAAATGTCTATCCAAAATTATGGCTATCTTTCCCTTTAGTTTCCGCTTTGCCATGTCAAAGGCTTCAGATTCGGAAAGGGCGACAGGTTCTCTTTCGTTCAAATAAAAACCTATAAGTCTTAAAGGATTGTTGGTAATCTCTTGTATGTAGGTTATACCCTTACTACACAAACTTCCCATACCCTTTGGGTCCGCAGGGTGTCCATAAAGATCCACAAGCTGGCCTTTTTCTTTGTAAAGCACATAAGCACAAGCACAGCCACAACCTGTACAAGCGCTTACCACTTGTTCGTCAAAGGACTTTACAGTTAGCGCTACAGACGGGGGCTTCATTATGAAAAAAAGATTTTAAATTATTTTTGATACTTAGTGGGTTCTTTAAAACTTATAAGCGCGAGATTTTGCAATAGCCAATGCTTTATAAGTGAAGTTTATCAATTCATAATCACTTCTTAATTGCTTTCTTAAGTTTCCTTGATTAAAATCTACCACTAATACCAAAGGGAGGTGTCATTATGAAGAAAAAAGCCCTTTTAGTGGTGGCACTTTTAGGACTTTCTGGCTCATCCCTTGCTACCAACGGGGACAACCTAATAGGTGTCTCTCCCGCCTCAAGGGGTATGGGTGGTATAGGTGTAGGTATGCCCGTAGGTCCCACCGATACCATCTTTAGAAACCCAGCTTGGATGAGCTACTACAAAGGCTTTAACCTAAGCTTTGGTGGAATTTTATTTATGCCAAAGGTAAAGGCAAAATCTAATGTCACACCTTATGCACCACCTGTACCCCCACCAGCATCAGCTACCAGCGAAGCGGACTTTTTCGTAGTCCCAGAGGTTGGAATAGTCCATCAAATAAATGACAAGTTAAGTTTTGGAATAGGTGCCTTTGGTGTCTCTGGTATGGGTGTGGATTACAGAAACAAAGACCCACTCCTTGCTAACATGCACACCACGTTTCAGTTCATGAGAGTGATCCCAGCCCTTTCTTACAAAATAAACTCCGCTATATACGTGTCTGGTGCTGTTCATCTGGCTTACGGTTCTTTAGACATGGGGGCTAATTTGTGTTTTGACGTTAATGGTAATAATGCTCCGAATCCTGGGGAATGCTGGAACGCTGGAGGTGGCCAATCTCAAACATACGGCGTAGGTGTTCAGATAGGCTTAGCTTACAACATGGGAGACTTCCTTTACGCAGGTTTGACTTACCAAAGCCCAGTGAATATGACCTATAAAAGGGTTTTTGATAGTAACGGGGATGGCGCCTTTGAAGACTTCAAACTCACTCAACCGCTGGAGCTTGCCTTTGGTTTGGGTATAAAGCCTATGGAAAACTTCAAAGTGGGTATGGACATAAGATGGATAAACTGGGGAGATGCAAAGGGATACAAACACTTTCAGTGGAAGGATCAGTGGGTCATAGCCGTAGGTGGTGAGTTCAAACCAACCCAAAAGCTTGCCCTCAGGGCTGGCTATAACTACGGAAAGTCCCCTATAAGAGGTGGGGCTAAAAATCTAATGAACGCTAACAACATACCTAATCTTACCGCACCATTTAGTGATTTTCAAATAGCCCTCTTCAATCTTGTAGGCTTTCCAGCTATTACAGAACACCACATTACCCTTGGTCTTGGCTATGAATTTACCAAGAACTTTGGTATAGACATCGCTTACAAGCATGCGTTCAACAAGAAGGTAAGGGCAACTGATAACATGGGTATGGGGTTTGAGGTTGAAGCCCAAAACTCCCAAAACGCTATATCCATCGGTTTGAACTGGAAGTTCTAAAC
Above is a genomic segment from Thermocrinis jamiesonii containing:
- a CDS encoding OmpP1/FadL family transporter, with the protein product MKKKALLVVALLGLSGSSLATNGDNLIGVSPASRGMGGIGVGMPVGPTDTIFRNPAWMSYYKGFNLSFGGILFMPKVKAKSNVTPYAPPVPPPASATSEADFFVVPEVGIVHQINDKLSFGIGAFGVSGMGVDYRNKDPLLANMHTTFQFMRVIPALSYKINSAIYVSGAVHLAYGSLDMGANLCFDVNGNNAPNPGECWNAGGGQSQTYGVGVQIGLAYNMGDFLYAGLTYQSPVNMTYKRVFDSNGDGAFEDFKLTQPLELAFGLGIKPMENFKVGMDIRWINWGDAKGYKHFQWKDQWVIAVGGEFKPTQKLALRAGYNYGKSPIRGGAKNLMNANNIPNLTAPFSDFQIALFNLVGFPAITEHHITLGLGYEFTKNFGIDIAYKHAFNKKVRATDNMGMGFEVEAQNSQNAISIGLNWKF
- the lpxA gene encoding acyl-ACP--UDP-N-acetylglucosamine O-acyltransferase, encoding MKRIHPTAIISGEVELEEDVEIGPYSVLEGKITIAKGTKIGARVSIKGEVSIGRDCKIYDGAVIGEEPQHLKYAGEETKVIVGDRVIIREYVTIHRGTPFGTGVTVIESDVMLMAYAHVAHDCVVKRGAILANCATLGGHVEVGEYAFIGGLSAVHQWARVGDYAMVGGVSGVSLDIPPFTRASGQHAHLYGINTVGLERRGFSKEKINILKKAYRILFRSNLLRREAIELLLKDYGEHQEVLRLVEFIQSSKRGVARDAGKIL
- a CDS encoding CinA family protein; translation: MIVGLCKNEFAEGYILRTFGLDAKSLTYSQVVNWIGGVDIYFKDEESWQRAKESLGFYVYADRRVEMEEVVGELLRERGLKLAVAESCTAGLLSARLVNVPGSSNYFVGGFVVYSNELKTKLLSVKKELLEKYGAVSEEVCRAMCISALEETDADIAVAITGIAGPSTSERKPVGLTYISLCTDKEVYVERHILRFSRNENRFLATQLALNLIRKFLLGVLK